The following are encoded together in the Culex pipiens pallens isolate TS chromosome 1, TS_CPP_V2, whole genome shotgun sequence genome:
- the LOC120431776 gene encoding uncharacterized protein LOC120431776 yields the protein MVTSTTTLLALLYILLPASNPLKVALQLERFEQIGGEGLADTSRLRVRKYNRTEYVLNGTFTLFRDVDASYEATVRVAYSTLGNNQFNEYPMKVPRKRFCDMLVDEYVDYQFIWANRTSLPYVARGTREFCPFPKGEYWVRELTPDAGFIPPVVPSGLWRMTVEFWQDDELVVQGRFYYRVTKGLL from the coding sequence ATGGTCACGTCTACTACAACCCTGCTGGCACTTCTCTACATCCTGCTTCCAGCGTCCAACCCGCTCAAGGTCGCCCTGCAGCTGGAGCGCTTCGAGCAGATCGGCGGCGAGGGCTTGGCGGACACCTCGCGGCTCCGCGTCCGCAAGTACAACCGCACCGAGTACGTCCTAAACGGAACGTTCACCCTGTTCCGGGACGTGGACGCGTCGTACGAGGCGACGGTCCGCGTGGCGTACAGCACCCTCGGGAACAACCAGTTCAACGAGTACCCGATGAAGGTCCCCCGGAAGCGGTTCTGCGACATGCTGGTGGACGAGTACGTCGACTACCAGTTCATCTGGGCGAACCGGACCAGTTTGCCGTACGTGGCGCGGGGGACGCGCGAGTTCTGTCCGTTTCCGAAGGGCGAGTACTGGGTGCGCGAGCTGACGCCGGACGCGGGCTTCATCCCGCCGGTCGTGCCGTCCGGACTGTGGCGCATGACGGTGGAGTTTTGGCAGGACGACGAGCTGGTGGTTCAGGGACGGTTCTACTACCGGGTTACGAAGGGGTTGCTTTGA
- the LOC120431777 gene encoding uncharacterized protein LOC120431777: protein MQLERFEQVSGVEIADCSKLRVRKYNRTVFALDGTIHIHVDLDSSYEVTVKVAYSTLGNNQFNEYPMKVPRKSICKLLVEEYADYQYIFGDSTNLPNVAKGTKEFCPFPKGEYFFKDTVVNGSFIPSVVPAGLWRMSLLFLHPSDVEVMVLRIYYRVIKGMGM from the coding sequence ATGCAGCTGGAGCGCTTCGAGCAGGTCAGCGGCGTGGAGATCGCCGACTGCTCCAAGCTGCGGGTCCGCAAGTACAACCGGACCGTGTTCGCCCTGGACGGAACGATTCACATACACGTGGATCTGGACAGCTCGTACGAGGTGACGGTCAAGGTGGCGTACAGCACACTCGGGAACAACCAGTTCAACGAGTACCCGATGAAGGTACCGCGGAAGAGCATCTGCAAGCTGTTGGTCGAGGAGTACGCCGACTACCAGTACATCTTTGGCGACAGTACCAACCTGCCGAACGTCGCAAAGGGCACCAAGGAGTTCTGTCCGTTTCCGAAGGGCGAGTACTTCTTCAAGGATACGGTTGTAAACGGGTCGTTCATACCTTCCGTGGTTCCGGCGGGGCTGTGGCGTATGTCGTTGTTGTTTTTGCACCCAAGTGACGTGGAGGTTATGGTGCTGCGCATCTACTATCGGGTCATCAAGGGAATGGGCATGTGA